Part of the Terriglobia bacterium genome, GCCATTTGATGACCACAGGCTTCGACACTCCCAGCGCCTGTTGGATATGGTCGTTCTGCTGGCCCTCAGCCGCCAGCAGGATGATGCGGGCGCGCAGCGCGTCCCGCTGGGCAGCAGAAGGAGAATGGATGACGGTCTCCAGCGTCGCTCGCTCTTTGCAGGTTAGTTCAATCGTGGGTGCTCGTCGTGACATAATCGAGCACGATACGTCAATTTGCGACATAAGTCAATACAATTACATTGCGCAACACTAGCTCCCGGAACGATTAGTGTATTATGATAGGCTACATAAACACATCAAACGGCCCTGAATGAGACGTTTGGGACGTTTGTCCCACAAAATTCCAAAAATGGAAGTAATTGATAAAATTTAAGTTATTAATAAATCCAGGTTAAGAAATAACGCACGACGCAAAAGACCGTCACTTTTAGGGACAGTGGGTAAAAGTTACAATTCCCGCGGCGTCCTCGCTTGACCTCCCCGGTCAGTGCGAGCGCCCGGGTCAAATCTTCGCCAGCGCCTGGTCCAGATCGGCAATCAGGTCCTCTACGTCTTCGATGCCCACGGAGATTCGCACCAGGCCGTCAGTGATGCCCAATTGTTGTCGCTCCTCGCGCGGCACGCTCGCGTGCGTCATTGTGGCAGGATGGGAGATCAGGGTTTCAACCCCGCCGAGGCTCTCGGCCAACGAACAGAGCCGGACAGCGTTCAGAACCGTCCTTGCATTTTCCAGCGAGCCCGTTTCAAACGAGAGCATGCCGCCCGGGCCGCTCATTTGTTTTCTGCCCAGCTCATACTGCGGGTGCGACGGGAGGCCCGGGTAATGGACAAGCTTCACCTTCGGATGCCCGGCGAGGAATTTCGCCACAGCCATGCCGTTCTCGCTGTGCTGGCGCATGCGCACGGCCAGCGTCTTGACGCCGCGCAGCACCAGCCAGCTATCCATCGGGCCGAGCACCGCGCCGGCGGCGTTCTGAAGGAACTTCAACCGTTCGGCAAGTTTCGCATCGTTCATCACCACCGCGCCGCCCACGCCGTCGCTGTGGCCGTTCAGATATTTCGTGGTGCTGTGGATGACAATGTCGGCGCCCAGTCCGAGCGGCCGTTGCAGATAGGGACTCATGAAAGTATTGTCTACAGCGACTAGCAATCCGCGGCGGTGGGCCAGCTCCGAAGCCGCCGCAATGTCCGTAATTTCCATAACCGGATTGGTGGGTGTTTCAAGAAACAGCAGCCGCGTAGTATCCCGGATGGCCTCTTCGATGCTCGCCAGGCGCCTGGTGTCCACGTAGGTGAACTGGAACCCGAAATCCTTCAGCACGCGCTCAAACAGGCGAAACGTTCCCCCGTAAAGGTTTCGGCCCGCGACCACGTGGTCGCCGCTTTTGAAAAGCGTCAGGACAGTGTTGATGGCCGCCATGCCCGAAGCAAACGCGAACCCGAACTGCCCTCCCTCCAGGCGCGCCAGATTGCGTTCAAGCGCGACGCGCGTGGGATTGGCCGTGCGCGAATACTCATAGCCTTTATGCCTGCCCAGTCCCTCCTGGACGTAGGTGGAGGTCTGATAGATTGGAACGATGATGGCTCCGGTGGCAGGGTCGGGCTCCTGGCCAATGTGAATTGCATCCGTCGAAAATCCCATAGGGCCTTTCCGGGCAGCGTGCCCATTGCGCCGGCGAAAAATTGCTGTCAGCACTGAAACTATCGGACTCTCATGAGCGTGTCAATGCCAGCCGCCCGCGTGCGCTCGGGAATGGCAATGAGAGAGCGATTCGTGATAAAACTTGAGAAGCATCGAATTACGAATTGGCAAGGAGTGGGGAGGCATGCTCAAGACACTCTGGAAGCAAAGAGCCTGGGGTTGGCTCGGGACGACTTTTGTCGCCGCGGTCGCGCTCGCCATGCCGGCGAGACTCGCGGCTGCAGAACAGATGACCACTGTTCACGTCCAGGTGAACGACGCCAAAACCGGCGACCCCATTTTTCAGGCGCACCTCACTTTGCGTTACCGCGTGCCGGGCGCATTCATGCGGCGAACCAAAATCATCTCCTACACTGCAAAGACCGACAAAAATGGCAAGGGCCAATTCCCCGTGGTGCCCAGGGGAACCATCACCCTGATGGTCACAGCGCCTGACCACAATACTTTCGGCAAAGAGTTCGACATTACCAAAGACAATCAACTGATTGAGGTAAAACTTCAGAAGCCTCACGAGGTTTTGTAGACGACTACAACCGCTTCCTCCGATCATGGCCTCTCCGGCCGCACAAAAGAACATTTCGACGCGGGGTGACGGTCTCACATTTTCTCCGGCTGCCCCGGTGAAGTGCCTAAGGCGAAACCTGACAAGAATCCCGGAGTTCCAGTAGAAAAGGACAGGTTTCAGGCTCGACCAGGAAACGTTCGCATCGCCGTCTGCAGAACCAGCCGCGGGGAATGCTCAAGAATAGGGCAAAGAGCAGAAAGCTGTTCATTCAGCGCGCCTTAGGCCATCGAAAAGAGCGCTTTTCCACAAGCTTTTCAACAAACCTGTTGAAGGTCTCCTGTCGGCGCCCTCAGACCGTTTCATGCTCGCCTTTCGTGCAGGCGTC contains:
- a CDS encoding helix-turn-helix domain-containing protein, with protein sequence MSRRAPTIELTCKERATLETVIHSPSAAQRDALRARIILLAAEGQQNDHIQQALGVSKPVVIKW
- a CDS encoding cystathionine gamma-synthase; translated protein: MGFSTDAIHIGQEPDPATGAIIVPIYQTSTYVQEGLGRHKGYEYSRTANPTRVALERNLARLEGGQFGFAFASGMAAINTVLTLFKSGDHVVAGRNLYGGTFRLFERVLKDFGFQFTYVDTRRLASIEEAIRDTTRLLFLETPTNPVMEITDIAAASELAHRRGLLVAVDNTFMSPYLQRPLGLGADIVIHSTTKYLNGHSDGVGGAVVMNDAKLAERLKFLQNAAGAVLGPMDSWLVLRGVKTLAVRMRQHSENGMAVAKFLAGHPKVKLVHYPGLPSHPQYELGRKQMSGPGGMLSFETGSLENARTVLNAVRLCSLAESLGGVETLISHPATMTHASVPREERQQLGITDGLVRISVGIEDVEDLIADLDQALAKI
- a CDS encoding carboxypeptidase-like regulatory domain-containing protein, which gives rise to MLKTLWKQRAWGWLGTTFVAAVALAMPARLAAAEQMTTVHVQVNDAKTGDPIFQAHLTLRYRVPGAFMRRTKIISYTAKTDKNGKGQFPVVPRGTITLMVTAPDHNTFGKEFDITKDNQLIEVKLQKPHEVL